One window of Aerococcus tenax genomic DNA carries:
- the yaaA gene encoding peroxide stress protein YaaA: MKIIFSPAKEMSQGQPRQEDWQLSPQSQAVVQALKSLSPEEVAKTLKVKDKLLETNLAYIEDFDQAKTYLAISLYHGLAYRQLDLDLQNPAIQAYLDQHVRILSAFYGPIPATQPIKPYRLDLSMPLKVEGQSLRKFWQGAFDQAFASGERILNLASQEFSSLLDADRYDWIDVGFYQIKDGKIKQHSTIAKKGRGALLNYLVNQQVTDLSQVQAFSEAGYRYLAEGSDDKHLTFVQELD, from the coding sequence ATGAAGATTATTTTTTCCCCGGCCAAGGAAATGTCCCAAGGTCAGCCGCGCCAGGAAGACTGGCAACTTAGCCCTCAAAGTCAAGCAGTGGTCCAGGCCTTGAAGTCCCTGAGCCCAGAAGAAGTGGCGAAAACTTTAAAGGTGAAGGACAAGTTGTTAGAGACTAACTTAGCTTATATAGAAGATTTTGACCAAGCTAAGACTTACCTGGCCATTAGCCTCTACCATGGCTTGGCCTACCGGCAGCTGGACTTGGATTTACAAAACCCAGCGATCCAAGCCTACCTTGACCAGCATGTGCGGATTTTGTCCGCTTTCTACGGGCCTATCCCTGCCACCCAGCCCATTAAGCCCTACCGCCTGGACCTGTCCATGCCGTTGAAAGTGGAGGGACAGTCCCTCAGAAAATTCTGGCAGGGGGCTTTTGACCAGGCCTTTGCATCGGGTGAAAGGATTCTTAACCTAGCCAGCCAGGAATTTTCTAGCTTGCTGGATGCAGACCGCTATGACTGGATCGATGTGGGTTTTTACCAAATCAAAGACGGCAAAATCAAACAGCACTCCACGATTGCCAAGAAGGGCCGGGGTGCTCTCTTGAATTACCTAGTTAACCAGCAAGTTACTGATCTGAGTCAGGTCCAAGCCTTTTCTGAGGCGGGCTACCGCTACTTGGCTGAGGGGTCGGATGACAAGCACTTGACCTTTGTCCAAGAGCTTGACTGA
- a CDS encoding glycerol acyltransferase, translating into MEKEFGPVLRFLRGIVRLFIPTYQLDQDTIPDLSQPTVFVSHHENLRGPLKIIIWTTIFMRIWVLAKLTDPKACYHLFVGYTFTQRFHLPKAIAKILAFPAAWIVAFFLKQARVIPVYRGSRQLKKTFTTSLQALEERVPVTIFPDVDYQSKDQPVGKIYEGFLHLEKLYYRKYHRHIQFVPLYANRKTHKIYCGQAVTFQGPKENFRQERDQVAQKLQDQLNQLLDKD; encoded by the coding sequence ATGGAAAAAGAATTTGGTCCAGTTTTGCGCTTTTTGAGAGGAATTGTTCGCTTATTTATACCCACATACCAGCTCGACCAAGACACGATACCCGACTTGAGCCAGCCGACCGTCTTTGTCTCCCACCATGAGAACCTCAGAGGCCCGCTTAAAATTATTATCTGGACCACTATTTTTATGCGAATCTGGGTCCTGGCCAAGTTGACCGACCCTAAGGCCTGCTACCACCTTTTTGTGGGCTATACCTTTACCCAACGTTTCCATCTTCCTAAAGCTATCGCCAAGATCTTGGCTTTTCCAGCGGCCTGGATCGTGGCATTCTTCCTCAAGCAAGCTCGGGTCATTCCTGTTTATCGGGGAAGTCGTCAGCTTAAGAAGACCTTCACTACTAGCCTCCAAGCCCTAGAAGAGCGCGTCCCCGTCACTATCTTCCCTGATGTGGACTATCAAAGTAAGGACCAACCTGTGGGAAAAATCTACGAAGGCTTCCTCCATTTGGAGAAACTCTACTACCGCAAATACCACCGCCATATCCAATTTGTCCCCCTCTACGCTAATCGAAAGACCCATAAGATCTATTGCGGACAGGCAGTCACCTTCCAAGGTCCAAAAGAAAACTTCCGCCAAGAACGTGACCAGGTTGCCCAAAAACTCCAAGACCAACTCAACCAACTCCTTGATAAAGACTAA
- a CDS encoding lipocalin-like domain-containing protein has translation MSMRDQLIGTWRLLSYETEKDGEKVYPFGKDAKGFIMYNPDGYMSAQLSKVGRTPYESGDIHTGTTEEMAEAAHGYMAYSGRFEVDEEKGEVTHHMDVSMNPTWEGQAQPRVGQIDGKILSIYNGLHPEDQLKWERVEPYE, from the coding sequence ATGTCAATGCGTGATCAATTAATTGGTACCTGGCGTTTACTTTCATACGAAACCGAAAAAGACGGCGAAAAGGTTTATCCTTTCGGTAAAGACGCTAAGGGCTTTATTATGTACAACCCTGACGGCTACATGTCCGCTCAATTATCCAAAGTCGGCCGGACTCCATACGAATCAGGCGATATCCACACAGGGACTACCGAAGAAATGGCAGAAGCCGCCCACGGCTATATGGCCTATTCCGGTCGTTTTGAAGTCGACGAAGAAAAAGGGGAAGTCACCCACCACATGGACGTCTCCATGAACCCGACTTGGGAAGGCCAAGCCCAACCACGTGTTGGCCAAATTGACGGCAAGATCCTATCGATCTATAACGGCCTCCACCCAGAAGACCAACTCAAATGGGAACGAGTAGAACCATACGAATAA
- a CDS encoding SDR family NAD(P)-dependent oxidoreductase, with product MANTNRVVVVTGGGSGIGLAIAKSFAENGDKVAILGRTKEKLDKAAEGHENLYGFPCDIQVEDEVKATTEAIAKELGDIDVLVNNAGLQRIHSVEDFPLSDWDQVIGTILTGTFLMTKYSLPYMTKNEWGRVITISSGHGRRPDKYKSAYVAAKHGQIGFTNTVAMEYAQAGVTANSILPGATNTDLIQNQLGDLAEKDGTSKQEALETHILGAQWMKELIEPEEIGALAVFLASDGAAKITGEAIGITGGE from the coding sequence ATGGCAAATACCAATCGCGTTGTTGTTGTCACTGGTGGCGGGTCAGGAATTGGCCTAGCTATCGCTAAAAGCTTTGCAGAGAACGGTGACAAAGTCGCTATTCTCGGTCGGACCAAGGAAAAATTAGACAAGGCTGCTGAAGGGCACGAAAATCTCTACGGCTTCCCTTGTGACATCCAAGTTGAAGACGAAGTTAAAGCAACCACCGAAGCTATCGCCAAAGAACTCGGTGATATTGATGTCTTAGTCAACAATGCCGGCTTACAAAGAATTCATTCCGTGGAAGACTTTCCACTTTCTGACTGGGACCAAGTGATCGGTACCATCTTAACCGGGACCTTCCTCATGACCAAGTACTCCCTCCCCTACATGACTAAAAATGAATGGGGCCGGGTCATTACCATTTCCTCCGGTCATGGTCGTCGTCCAGATAAATACAAGTCAGCTTATGTAGCGGCTAAACATGGTCAAATCGGTTTCACTAATACCGTAGCTATGGAATATGCCCAAGCTGGCGTTACCGCTAACTCTATCCTACCAGGCGCTACCAATACTGATTTAATCCAAAATCAATTAGGTGACCTGGCTGAAAAAGATGGCACTTCCAAACAAGAAGCCCTAGAAACCCATATCTTAGGCGCTCAATGGATGAAAGAACTCATTGAACCCGAAGAAATTGGTGCTCTCGCTGTCTTCTTAGCTTCTGACGGTGCCGCTAAGATTACCGGCGAAGCAATCGGTATTACCGGTGGGGAATAG
- a CDS encoding MFS transporter, whose product MNNKINLNLYGLLSNAFFESSIWMIYLSQNGWNMLEIGFVQAMLNISQVLTEVPSGYIGDKIGHKKVLNIAQIFIILYSLSYLFVHTKFIVYLGFILYGFGLSLKSGTDQALIYNDIGEGDSKKYTSLIGQYNAFIIIGMSISTLFGGMIANVNWSLVFIITIVIQLVSLIFLNTLPSHHSISNQPSEKTNLIAEIKVFLLENKNYRHLIYSIVLSQSIISIMYQYGSVFFSSYGISVSHISIIFFIIYLITATISFHIENILKKINIRNLIISTLTLSIILSLIINIDMKWISALSFIIVLILFEIFDTSENIILNDTIPNNIRATMLSVPNLLTALLMSIESVAIGILAKHINIGSLISMCLALFLAASLLIFIISSKRSKN is encoded by the coding sequence ATGAACAATAAAATAAACTTAAATTTGTATGGACTACTTTCAAACGCCTTTTTTGAATCATCTATTTGGATGATATATTTGTCTCAAAATGGATGGAACATGCTAGAAATAGGCTTCGTTCAAGCCATGTTAAATATAAGCCAAGTTCTGACTGAGGTCCCTTCTGGTTATATAGGTGACAAAATCGGCCATAAAAAAGTCCTAAATATTGCTCAAATTTTTATCATATTATATTCCTTAAGCTATTTATTTGTTCATACCAAATTTATCGTTTATCTAGGCTTTATATTATATGGCTTTGGACTATCTCTAAAATCTGGAACTGACCAGGCTTTAATTTATAATGATATTGGAGAAGGAGATAGCAAAAAATATACCAGTTTAATTGGACAATATAATGCTTTTATAATTATTGGGATGTCCATCAGCACCCTGTTTGGTGGTATGATCGCAAATGTCAATTGGAGTCTAGTATTTATTATTACAATAGTTATCCAACTAGTATCACTTATCTTTTTGAATACTTTACCTTCTCACCATTCAATCTCTAATCAACCAAGCGAAAAAACGAATCTAATTGCTGAAATAAAAGTATTTTTATTAGAAAACAAAAACTATCGCCACTTGATTTATAGTATTGTCTTATCTCAATCAATTATTTCAATCATGTATCAATACGGCTCCGTTTTCTTCTCTAGCTATGGCATTTCTGTTTCTCATATTTCAATAATATTTTTTATTATTTACCTAATCACCGCAACAATTTCTTTTCATATAGAAAATATTTTAAAGAAAATCAATATCAGAAATTTGATCATAAGTACTTTAACCCTATCAATCATTTTATCTCTGATTATTAATATAGATATGAAATGGATTTCGGCCTTATCTTTTATAATCGTTTTGATCTTATTCGAAATTTTTGATACTTCTGAAAACATCATTTTAAACGATACGATTCCAAACAATATTAGAGCCACTATGCTTTCAGTTCCAAATCTACTCACTGCGCTATTAATGTCCATAGAATCAGTGGCTATAGGAATTTTAGCCAAACATATAAATATAGGCAGCTTAATTTCAATGTGTTTAGCATTATTTTTAGCAGCCTCTTTATTGATTTTTATTATCTCTTCAAAGAGATCTAAAAATTAG
- a CDS encoding type I toxin-antitoxin system Fst family toxin, with product MIKEICTLIVAPLLVGIVIELFKRYLDRMDNDD from the coding sequence ATGATTAAGGAAATCTGTACTCTCATCGTTGCCCCACTTTTAGTGGGAATAGTTATTGAACTATTCAAACGATACCTTGATCGGATGGACAACGATGATTAG
- a CDS encoding Mbeg1-like protein, whose protein sequence is MRIVDYLKANMDQSFSDLALNEVDIAALTELSNLPIAGLLPDDLSGEDYWDLPTLYQALKDQDYSFQGLWQWIMGGRYELLEAMVDGQRFQDIRLYGFNSQLNREAVLQFAALVVEVPHHFKIIAFRGTDDHLVGWRENFKLAYQKAMPSQKSATDYLRQVLDYTTDPEETIIVSGHSKGGNLAVVASIQQDKAYQDRLNAVYAFDSPGIHRETLAQENFHRIQGRIHEYVPEDSLIGIILYAAVKPVVVRSSGISLMQHLMEMWEVEETHFKLVQSTTPTSQLAQATMNVWMQWQGQENIERFFFLVFELLNQTGIDSFKDVDQDFSGFIGNLYREGKSLDRSTQRFLMSTLNDLVLIGRALKRRRQTSEDSYYPQSIKNEVLQQVSHWHQDQPWVSVLVGGALIFSGLVLLVKPSYDLSFLAGFFLLVIFISGLWDLRYFWTQPGSRLRGTYLLAAILAFVLSGAGIYFGGRFLPVQVGVWMIGLSLIRAWQFYRIHRDHWDIPLSGLLLSLVTFVMGIVLIRQPHLSAYLPILLALGFILLGLVMVVSLIIYQRESELYDFIDHWEAEK, encoded by the coding sequence ATGCGGATTGTTGATTATCTCAAGGCTAATATGGACCAGTCCTTTTCTGATTTGGCGCTTAATGAAGTGGATATTGCGGCTTTAACGGAGTTGAGTAATCTGCCTATCGCTGGGCTTTTGCCGGATGATTTGAGTGGGGAGGACTATTGGGATTTACCCACCCTCTACCAGGCCTTAAAGGACCAAGACTATTCCTTTCAAGGTTTGTGGCAGTGGATCATGGGCGGCCGCTATGAACTTTTGGAAGCCATGGTGGATGGCCAACGTTTTCAAGACATCCGTCTCTATGGCTTTAATTCCCAGTTGAACCGGGAGGCGGTGCTTCAGTTTGCGGCCTTGGTGGTGGAAGTGCCACATCACTTTAAAATCATTGCCTTTCGGGGGACCGACGACCACTTAGTTGGTTGGCGGGAGAATTTCAAACTGGCCTACCAAAAGGCCATGCCCTCACAAAAGTCAGCCACTGACTATCTGCGTCAAGTGCTTGATTATACGACGGACCCTGAGGAAACCATCATCGTTTCCGGCCATTCCAAAGGTGGCAACTTGGCTGTTGTTGCTTCTATCCAACAGGATAAAGCCTACCAAGACCGTCTGAATGCGGTGTATGCCTTTGATTCGCCCGGTATTCACCGTGAAACTCTAGCCCAAGAAAACTTTCACCGAATTCAAGGGCGGATCCATGAATATGTGCCCGAGGATTCCCTAATTGGGATCATTCTCTATGCGGCGGTTAAGCCTGTGGTGGTGAGAAGTTCGGGAATTTCTCTCATGCAACACCTGATGGAGATGTGGGAGGTGGAAGAGACCCACTTTAAGCTGGTTCAAAGCACCACCCCTACCAGCCAGCTGGCCCAAGCCACCATGAATGTCTGGATGCAGTGGCAGGGGCAAGAAAATATTGAGCGTTTCTTCTTCCTAGTCTTTGAACTTTTAAACCAAACCGGTATCGATAGTTTCAAGGATGTTGACCAGGATTTCTCCGGCTTCATTGGTAATTTGTATCGGGAAGGCAAGTCTCTAGATCGTTCGACCCAGCGTTTTTTGATGTCAACCTTGAATGACTTGGTCTTGATTGGGCGGGCCTTGAAGCGTAGACGTCAGACCAGTGAGGACTCTTACTATCCCCAATCCATCAAGAATGAAGTCCTTCAACAAGTTAGTCACTGGCACCAAGACCAACCCTGGGTGAGCGTCTTGGTTGGGGGCGCCTTAATTTTCTCGGGGCTGGTTCTTTTGGTTAAGCCCAGTTATGACTTAAGCTTTCTAGCGGGATTTTTCCTCTTAGTCATCTTTATTTCAGGACTCTGGGACCTGCGCTACTTTTGGACCCAGCCTGGGTCGCGCTTACGGGGAACTTACTTATTGGCAGCTATTTTAGCCTTTGTCCTCTCAGGAGCTGGCATCTATTTTGGCGGCCGTTTCCTTCCTGTTCAGGTGGGTGTGTGGATGATTGGTTTATCTCTAATCCGCGCTTGGCAATTTTACCGAATCCATCGTGATCACTGGGATATTCCCCTGAGCGGCCTCCTCCTGTCCTTAGTGACTTTTGTGATGGGAATTGTACTTATCCGCCAGCCCCATCTGTCTGCCTATCTCCCTATTCTTTTAGCTCTGGGCTTCATCTTGCTAGGTTTAGTCATGGTGGTGTCCTTAATCATCTACCAAAGGGAAAGTGAACTCTATGACTTCATCGACCACTGGGAAGCAGAGAAATAG
- a CDS encoding class I SAM-dependent rRNA methyltransferase, which translates to MRTLTLKKRASQAARAGRLLLKEQDFVKSPHFEEGDLVQVQDPAGDFLALAYLARQNKGIGWIYSYDRQTKWGQDFFQEVFQVAKDKRQGLFYDDLTTAFRVFNGEGDGLGGLTVDYYAGYLLLQWYSLGIYQNREAIIEALKAVYPEAIAMEGKNRFKSQAVPHKNERLWGQTTDQPVMIKENGISYVTRLADGWMTGIFLDQRLVRDYLMSRLALGKKVLNTFSYTGAFSLAAAMGGALSTTSVDLANRTRELTAEQFAANGIDLGDSHKVYVMDTFDYFAYAKRHDLTYDVIVMDPPSFARNGKQIFKVTEQYPQLVHDALEILSPGGYLICSTNAANYSPKAFQADINQGAKAGGHQIKLVESFHLPDDFPVPPLSPESDYLKVKVYQKQK; encoded by the coding sequence ATGCGAACACTCACTCTGAAGAAACGCGCCAGTCAAGCGGCTCGCGCGGGACGCTTATTATTAAAAGAACAGGACTTCGTCAAGTCACCTCACTTTGAAGAGGGCGACTTAGTCCAAGTCCAAGACCCAGCCGGTGACTTTCTTGCCTTAGCCTACCTGGCCCGGCAAAATAAAGGCATTGGTTGGATCTATAGCTATGACCGCCAGACCAAGTGGGGCCAAGACTTCTTCCAAGAAGTCTTCCAAGTAGCCAAGGACAAACGCCAGGGGCTCTTTTATGATGACTTGACCACCGCCTTTCGGGTCTTTAACGGCGAGGGCGATGGCTTAGGAGGCTTGACGGTGGACTACTACGCCGGCTACCTGCTCCTGCAATGGTATTCCCTAGGGATTTATCAGAACAGGGAAGCCATTATTGAAGCCCTAAAAGCGGTTTACCCTGAAGCCATCGCCATGGAAGGGAAAAACCGCTTTAAAAGCCAAGCTGTCCCTCATAAAAATGAACGGCTCTGGGGCCAAACAACGGACCAACCAGTTATGATTAAGGAGAACGGGATCTCTTATGTGACCCGGCTGGCAGATGGCTGGATGACGGGGATCTTCCTGGACCAAAGACTGGTCCGTGATTACCTGATGTCAAGACTAGCCCTAGGAAAAAAGGTCCTCAATACTTTTTCCTATACCGGGGCCTTTTCCCTGGCGGCGGCCATGGGTGGGGCCTTGTCAACCACTTCAGTGGACCTGGCCAACCGGACCAGGGAACTGACTGCCGAACAGTTTGCCGCCAACGGGATTGACTTAGGAGATAGTCATAAGGTTTATGTTATGGATACCTTTGACTATTTTGCCTACGCTAAGCGCCATGACCTGACTTATGATGTGATCGTAATGGACCCGCCCAGTTTTGCTCGTAATGGTAAGCAAATCTTCAAAGTGACGGAACAATACCCCCAACTGGTCCACGATGCCTTGGAAATCCTCAGCCCGGGTGGGTATCTGATCTGTTCCACCAATGCGGCCAACTATTCGCCCAAAGCCTTTCAAGCGGATATTAACCAGGGAGCCAAGGCTGGTGGGCATCAGATTAAATTAGTAGAAAGCTTCCACCTGCCTGATGATTTTCCGGTACCGCCTCTTAGTCCTGAGAGCGATTATCTAAAGGTTAAGGTCTATCAAAAGCAGAAATAG
- a CDS encoding VanZ family protein → MIFLGPLYHLLAYLLADRVNHFPLIRLLVFSLDKTILYTLIFLAISALIAHVKKRRQAQWQVDWSKYGHILALFVYLVLLLHLTVLRYDWQWWRLSLVPGVTLRDFHWLPLVDTIKLAYGDSSFSYWYNFFGNVLWFIPFGWLLAYFFQGQRSFFRVLFMGMGFSFMIECGQLFLGTGLGHIDDVIFNSMGVVIGHFAYDFKHFFLMKHESR, encoded by the coding sequence ATGATTTTTCTCGGCCCCCTCTATCACTTACTCGCTTATTTACTGGCGGACCGGGTGAATCATTTTCCCCTGATCCGCCTCTTAGTTTTTTCTCTGGATAAAACCATCCTCTATACTTTAATTTTTCTGGCTATTTCCGCCCTAATCGCCCATGTGAAAAAGCGCCGCCAAGCCCAGTGGCAGGTCGATTGGTCCAAGTACGGTCATATCTTAGCCCTCTTTGTCTACTTGGTCCTCCTCCTCCACCTCACGGTCTTACGCTACGACTGGCAGTGGTGGCGTTTGTCCTTAGTTCCTGGAGTAACTTTGCGGGACTTCCACTGGCTGCCCTTGGTGGATACCATCAAACTGGCCTATGGGGACTCCAGTTTTTCCTATTGGTATAACTTTTTTGGCAATGTCCTCTGGTTTATTCCCTTTGGCTGGTTGCTGGCTTATTTCTTCCAGGGACAACGGAGTTTCTTCCGGGTTCTCTTTATGGGGATGGGCTTTTCCTTTATGATTGAATGCGGCCAGCTCTTTTTAGGGACGGGACTTGGCCATATCGATGACGTGATTTTTAACAGTATGGGCGTGGTGATCGGCCATTTTGCCTATGACTTTAAACATTTCTTCTTAATGAAACATGAAAGCAGGTAA
- a CDS encoding sensor histidine kinase, with protein sequence MRYLYQQLVSFAILVLVTVCGLSFTFFRYTESQIYQQVFDDLETVYSEIQGRQVSRGMLEEAQNWFEDSFQIKIFWYNADNQRIYPQSLTDKDNGDYAEAGLPQDDIVSMKEKGRLGLFDFDLGFTGDSPDAYAIAVPLEDGDSGDYSGYLVIGQAAGGIRQTINKLKANIFQGVAISVVAAVILAIMMARYQTSRINRLRQATRSVTQGHYLQIPSAHRDELDDLADDFNDMTASLAESEVEIERQEQMRHQLIMDIAHELRTPLTTMNGLLEGLRYHIFPKDKEERSLELLHKETQRLIRLVNDNLDYEKIRAHEIVLNRVTFPVKSVLEELVIQAKELTDKKDDRIVLHCPDDLTVYADMDRFRQIIFNLVHNAIQFTESGTITIDADVGEDQWTTIRVRDTGIGMTESELANIWERFYKVDQSRKASAYGESGLGLSIVKQLMKVHQADIRVTSEIDKGTQFTLRFPPESQVKAKNEKQESTTSDSQTSDDTSDPTDPS encoded by the coding sequence TTGCGTTACCTATACCAACAATTAGTGTCCTTTGCGATTCTGGTTTTGGTGACGGTTTGCGGACTTTCCTTTACCTTTTTTCGTTACACGGAGAGTCAGATCTATCAACAGGTCTTTGATGACTTAGAGACCGTCTATTCCGAAATCCAAGGCCGGCAAGTGTCTCGTGGGATGCTAGAAGAGGCCCAGAATTGGTTTGAAGATTCCTTTCAGATTAAGATTTTCTGGTATAACGCGGATAACCAACGCATCTATCCCCAGTCCCTCACTGACAAGGACAATGGCGACTATGCTGAAGCGGGCTTGCCCCAAGATGACATTGTATCTATGAAAGAGAAGGGCCGTTTAGGTTTATTCGACTTTGACCTGGGCTTTACGGGGGATAGTCCCGATGCCTATGCCATTGCCGTCCCCTTAGAAGACGGCGATTCGGGCGACTACTCGGGTTACTTGGTGATTGGCCAGGCCGCGGGTGGGATTCGCCAAACCATTAATAAGTTAAAGGCTAATATCTTCCAAGGGGTGGCGATTTCGGTGGTAGCCGCGGTGATCCTAGCCATTATGATGGCCCGCTACCAAACTTCGCGGATCAACCGCTTGCGTCAGGCCACGCGCTCGGTGACTCAAGGCCATTATCTGCAAATCCCTTCCGCCCACCGCGATGAGTTAGATGACTTGGCTGATGACTTCAACGACATGACGGCCTCCCTAGCCGAATCGGAAGTCGAGATCGAGCGCCAAGAACAGATGCGCCACCAATTGATTATGGATATCGCCCACGAACTGCGGACCCCGCTCACCACCATGAACGGCCTCTTGGAGGGCTTGCGCTACCATATCTTCCCCAAGGATAAGGAAGAGAGGAGTCTGGAGCTCCTTCATAAGGAAACTCAGCGTTTGATCCGTTTAGTTAACGATAACTTGGACTATGAGAAAATCCGGGCCCATGAAATTGTCCTCAACCGGGTAACTTTTCCCGTTAAATCGGTTCTCGAAGAACTGGTGATCCAGGCTAAGGAACTGACTGATAAGAAAGATGATCGGATTGTCTTGCATTGCCCGGACGACTTGACCGTGTATGCGGACATGGACCGCTTCCGGCAAATTATCTTTAACCTGGTCCACAATGCCATCCAGTTTACTGAATCCGGCACCATCACCATTGATGCTGACGTCGGTGAAGACCAGTGGACCACTATTCGTGTTCGCGACACCGGGATCGGGATGACCGAGAGCGAATTAGCCAACATTTGGGAACGTTTCTATAAGGTCGACCAGTCGCGTAAGGCCTCAGCTTATGGCGAATCGGGGTTGGGACTGTCTATTGTTAAGCAACTCATGAAAGTTCACCAGGCCGATATTCGGGTAACTAGTGAAATTGATAAGGGCACTCAGTTTACCCTGCGTTTTCCTCCTGAAAGCCAAGTCAAGGCTAAAAATGAAAAGCAAGAGTCAACGACCAGTGACTCGCAAACTAGTGACGACACCTCTGACCCGACTGATCCCAGCTAG
- a CDS encoding response regulator transcription factor yields the protein MKILMIEDNTSVAEMLSMFLDQEEGWESHFSYDGQEGYDYFKAHEDEIDIVILDLNLPSKDGISICQDIRKSNQDVIIIMLTARDSESDQVLGLGLGADDYITKPFSPLTLVAKMHALLRRRDANDNRESQDQEEKSLIKTKYLTIDTNTREASFHGQAIANLTPKEFDILALLASHPKQVFTRDHLLTSLWEDPFYGDERTVDAHIKKLRQKMEKNGPQAIRTVWGVGYKYDESGEK from the coding sequence GTGAAAATTTTGATGATTGAAGATAATACTAGTGTGGCAGAAATGCTATCCATGTTCCTTGACCAAGAGGAGGGTTGGGAGAGTCATTTTTCCTATGATGGCCAGGAAGGTTACGACTACTTCAAGGCCCATGAAGATGAGATTGACATCGTGATTTTAGACCTCAACCTGCCTTCAAAGGACGGCATTAGTATCTGCCAAGATATCCGTAAAAGCAACCAAGATGTAATTATTATTATGCTGACAGCACGTGATAGTGAAAGTGACCAAGTCTTGGGATTGGGATTAGGGGCAGATGACTATATCACCAAACCCTTTAGTCCTTTGACCTTGGTAGCTAAAATGCACGCGCTACTGAGACGGCGGGATGCTAATGACAACCGGGAAAGCCAAGACCAAGAAGAGAAGAGCCTGATTAAGACCAAGTACTTAACCATTGACACCAATACCCGGGAGGCTTCCTTCCACGGCCAAGCCATTGCGAATTTGACGCCCAAGGAATTTGATATCCTGGCCCTCTTAGCTTCCCACCCTAAGCAGGTCTTCACCCGCGACCACCTCTTGACCAGTTTGTGGGAAGACCCCTTCTACGGGGATGAGCGGACGGTGGATGCCCACATCAAAAAGCTTCGCCAAAAGATGGAAAAGAATGGCCCCCAAGCCATTCGAACCGTCTGGGGTGTGGGCTATAAGTACGATGAAAGTGGGGAGAAGTAA
- a CDS encoding single-stranded DNA-binding protein: MNQVQLIGRLARDIEMTQTESKHQVLNNALAVNRFVGGEKQTDFIPITAWNATAQLIDKYLDKGDEIGIVGNLHMNHYTNKDQVEVYQLEVIVREVFFLRKKQGDKPVQDINIEVTKV; the protein is encoded by the coding sequence ATGAACCAAGTCCAACTGATTGGCCGCTTAGCCCGGGACATTGAAATGACCCAAACAGAAAGTAAACACCAGGTCCTAAACAATGCCCTGGCTGTCAACCGCTTTGTCGGAGGAGAGAAGCAGACCGATTTTATTCCCATTACCGCTTGGAATGCGACCGCCCAGCTGATTGATAAATACCTGGACAAGGGCGATGAAATTGGAATCGTGGGTAACTTACACATGAACCACTATACCAATAAAGACCAAGTGGAGGTTTACCAATTAGAAGTCATTGTCCGCGAAGTCTTCTTCTTACGTAAGAAACAAGGCGATAAGCCGGTCCAAGATATTAATATTGAAGTCACTAAGGTTTAA
- a CDS encoding GNAT family N-acetyltransferase, with protein MSSQYQICKVTPRENYISELLAIWEASVRASHDFLSEAAIKAIKAEVPGALMAVDDLVVVKAHTGQIAGFMGMAGENLEMLFLHPNYWGQGMGRTLLEEGMSSYGISQLTVNEQNPKAVGFYQEMGFVPYRRTAMDTEGRPYPLLYMHYHNEAEGREE; from the coding sequence ATGTCAAGTCAATATCAGATCTGCAAAGTGACTCCTAGGGAGAACTATATTTCAGAGCTTCTTGCGATTTGGGAGGCATCTGTACGAGCTAGTCATGACTTTCTCTCGGAGGCTGCCATCAAGGCTATTAAAGCAGAGGTGCCAGGCGCTTTAATGGCGGTTGACGACTTAGTGGTGGTCAAGGCGCATACGGGACAAATTGCTGGTTTCATGGGAATGGCTGGCGAAAATCTGGAGATGCTCTTCCTTCATCCAAATTATTGGGGGCAAGGCATGGGCCGGACCTTGCTTGAGGAGGGGATGTCCTCCTATGGGATTAGCCAGCTCACCGTGAATGAACAGAATCCCAAAGCAGTTGGCTTTTATCAAGAGATGGGTTTTGTTCCATATCGCCGGACGGCCATGGATACTGAGGGCAGGCCCTATCCTTTGCTTTATATGCACTACCACAATGAAGCCGAGGGAAGGGAAGAATAA